A region from the Wansuia hejianensis genome encodes:
- a CDS encoding cupin domain-containing protein, translated as MGKLGGLDKKAFVTHVDDVEWKEVGDGLRIKELLCEKTAGKTEFYFGVAELEAGKDIPLHRYNLAHCNYILEGEVWARLGRQRFQLEAEASNYFSIGVPHAYEASGKNGVRFLYCFATDNEIGENIKCEPVAEEVARAYYQPNCPTDLMNPSGAGGSRWAAAGDADPYIMVEAAQGSRSQFFTSTFDEGKGCKEFWWGRCITKPNCRYTPHFHEQPEIFYILSGHGTMYGGSEIFQVTPGSLFYAPKNCMHGMVNDGNDTLLALYACNLEVAGSSYNREEIADVPIVAPADRTNLMLSKV; from the coding sequence ATGGGAAAATTGGGTGGACTTGATAAAAAGGCATTTGTCACACACGTGGATGATGTGGAATGGAAGGAAGTCGGCGATGGCCTCAGGATTAAAGAATTGCTCTGTGAAAAAACGGCAGGAAAAACAGAGTTTTATTTCGGAGTGGCAGAATTAGAGGCGGGAAAAGATATTCCGCTCCACCGCTATAATTTGGCCCACTGTAATTATATTCTGGAGGGCGAGGTCTGGGCACGTTTAGGCCGGCAGCGTTTCCAGCTGGAGGCAGAGGCGTCCAACTACTTTTCGATAGGAGTTCCGCATGCGTATGAAGCGTCCGGCAAAAACGGCGTCCGCTTTTTGTACTGTTTTGCGACAGATAATGAGATTGGTGAGAATATCAAATGCGAACCCGTGGCTGAAGAAGTGGCGCGGGCTTACTATCAGCCGAACTGCCCTACCGACCTGATGAACCCCAGCGGAGCCGGCGGCTCCAGATGGGCAGCGGCAGGCGATGCAGACCCATACATCATGGTTGAGGCCGCACAGGGCTCCCGCAGCCAATTCTTTACGTCTACCTTTGATGAAGGCAAGGGATGCAAAGAATTTTGGTGGGGACGCTGTATCACCAAGCCAAATTGCCGTTATACCCCGCATTTTCACGAACAGCCTGAAATATTCTATATACTTTCCGGCCACGGAACAATGTACGGCGGCAGTGAAATTTTCCAGGTAACTCCCGGCTCACTCTTCTATGCGCCGAAAAACTGCATGCATGGAATGGTAAATGATGGAAATGATACCTTGCTGGCACTGTATGCCTGCAATCTCGAGGTGGCTGGCTCTTCCTACAACAGAGAAGAAATAGCAGACGTTCCGATCGTTGCTCCGGCAGATCGAACCAACCTGATGTTAAGCAAGGTCTGA
- a CDS encoding glycyl radical protein: MEKAYLTRIEALRKQYLDTRVDMDVYNAKYLTEGFKESEGEPWIIQKAIGFQHQCLKKNIFIQDNELLVGGAAFKPRAGILCADSSCSILDRELDTISTRKFDPFFLSEEGKKVFKEEVSDYWKNKCLLDRWKKLAPEDMCTLRDNGMIYIDRKAVRGYGETTPDWPMILSKGVGGIRKEAEEALAQLDDSHVGDLEKMFFYKAEIIAADAIIALAHRHADLAEQMAAECKDEKRKAELLKIAEVNRWVPEHPARTLYEALQSMLTYEYAIYMEQNASSYNLGRIDQYMYPYYKADLDAGRITPDEAQELFDCMWIKIAELSLFQDEVTAQFAAGYCITVQVCVGGIDQYGNDATNDVSYMAIQATQDVRFKEPNLSIRYNISKNPDSLLRKGCEAIREGLSMPAVYHDDAGIRMVLNKGVPLSEAWDWNPCGCVETNLAGRMKQYTDMADINMGGIVEMALNNGVSRITGKRCSVETGDPRDFKTFEEFYEAIKTHIRYFVDVVVSGNQLLDYLSMNYRTVPVLSLGYHDCMLRGIDYSNGGAKYNCGGGVITVGQADIINSIAAVKYLIYDEKKLTMDELLKALDANFEGYEDVYQMCMDAPKYGNDDERADFCVGETFTYVTDIFEKYNTKFGKMTTGMLPVSGNTPIGAWVGALPSGHYAGTPLTDGIGATGGTDVNGPTALLKSVSHIPHARFTQGTQLNMKIEPAILKGEEGLRNMMNMLKTQCTLDIYHSQFNVVDKETLLDAQAHPEAHRDLLIRVAGYTAFFVELGKEVQDEIIGRTEISSWSGGCCGR, from the coding sequence ATGGAAAAAGCTTATCTAACCAGAATTGAAGCTTTGAGGAAACAGTATTTGGATACCCGTGTAGACATGGATGTCTACAACGCCAAATACCTCACCGAGGGTTTTAAAGAGAGCGAAGGGGAACCCTGGATCATTCAGAAGGCAATCGGATTTCAGCATCAGTGCCTCAAGAAGAACATTTTCATCCAGGACAATGAACTGCTGGTAGGCGGCGCTGCCTTCAAGCCACGCGCCGGGATTCTCTGCGCGGACAGTTCCTGCTCCATCCTCGACCGTGAGCTGGATACGATCAGTACCCGCAAATTTGACCCCTTCTTCTTAAGCGAAGAGGGCAAAAAAGTGTTTAAAGAAGAGGTTTCCGACTATTGGAAAAACAAATGTTTACTTGACCGCTGGAAAAAGCTTGCGCCGGAAGACATGTGTACCCTGCGGGATAACGGCATGATCTATATCGACCGAAAGGCTGTCCGCGGCTATGGCGAGACCACTCCCGACTGGCCGATGATCCTGTCCAAGGGTGTGGGCGGAATCAGAAAAGAAGCGGAGGAAGCTCTGGCACAGCTGGATGATTCCCATGTGGGAGATCTGGAAAAAATGTTTTTCTACAAAGCCGAAATCATCGCGGCCGACGCGATTATCGCCCTGGCACACCGCCATGCAGACCTGGCAGAACAGATGGCCGCAGAGTGCAAGGATGAAAAACGCAAAGCAGAGCTGCTGAAGATTGCCGAAGTCAACCGCTGGGTGCCGGAACATCCGGCGCGCACCCTGTATGAGGCGCTCCAGTCCATGCTCACTTATGAGTATGCTATTTACATGGAGCAGAACGCTTCCTCCTACAATCTCGGACGGATCGACCAGTATATGTATCCTTACTACAAAGCCGATCTGGACGCCGGCAGGATCACACCAGATGAGGCCCAGGAGCTGTTTGACTGCATGTGGATCAAGATCGCGGAGCTTTCCCTGTTCCAGGACGAAGTGACCGCTCAGTTTGCAGCCGGCTACTGTATTACGGTTCAGGTCTGTGTCGGCGGAATTGACCAGTACGGCAATGACGCCACCAACGACGTTTCGTACATGGCAATTCAGGCTACACAGGATGTCCGTTTCAAGGAGCCGAACCTGTCCATCCGGTACAATATCTCCAAGAATCCTGATTCTCTGCTGAGAAAAGGATGCGAAGCCATCCGCGAAGGGCTTTCCATGCCAGCTGTCTATCATGACGACGCCGGAATCCGTATGGTCCTGAACAAGGGCGTGCCCCTGTCAGAGGCCTGGGATTGGAATCCCTGCGGCTGTGTGGAGACCAACCTGGCCGGCCGCATGAAGCAGTATACGGATATGGCGGATATCAATATGGGCGGCATTGTTGAGATGGCTCTCAACAACGGTGTGTCCCGCATCACCGGCAAACGGTGCTCCGTTGAGACCGGTGATCCCAGGGATTTCAAGACCTTCGAGGAGTTTTACGAAGCCATCAAGACCCACATCCGCTACTTTGTAGATGTGGTCGTTTCCGGTAACCAGCTGCTGGATTATCTGAGCATGAATTACCGTACGGTACCCGTTCTGTCACTGGGCTATCACGACTGCATGCTCCGGGGCATCGACTATTCCAACGGCGGCGCTAAGTACAACTGCGGCGGCGGCGTCATCACGGTAGGGCAGGCTGATATCATCAACTCCATCGCGGCTGTCAAGTACCTGATCTATGATGAGAAAAAGCTTACCATGGATGAATTGCTAAAAGCCCTTGACGCTAATTTTGAAGGCTACGAAGACGTCTATCAGATGTGCATGGACGCCCCCAAATACGGCAACGATGACGAACGCGCAGACTTCTGCGTAGGGGAGACCTTTACTTATGTAACTGATATCTTTGAGAAATACAATACCAAGTTTGGCAAAATGACCACCGGCATGCTTCCTGTATCCGGCAATACCCCCATCGGCGCTTGGGTCGGCGCGCTGCCTTCCGGCCATTATGCCGGAACGCCTCTGACAGACGGCATCGGCGCTACCGGCGGAACAGATGTGAACGGGCCTACCGCACTGTTGAAATCTGTCAGCCATATTCCACACGCGCGGTTTACTCAGGGAACACAGCTCAATATGAAGATCGAGCCGGCGATCCTGAAGGGTGAAGAGGGACTCCGCAACATGATGAACATGTTAAAGACCCAGTGCACGCTGGATATTTACCATTCACAGTTCAACGTGGTAGACAAAGAGACCCTTCTGGACGCCCAGGCGCATCCGGAAGCGCACCGCGACCTTTTGATCCGTGTTGCCGGATATACAGCTTTCTTTGTAGAACTCGGCAAAGAGGTGCAGGACGAGATCATCGGCCGTACTGAGATTTCTTCCTGGAGCGGTGGCTGCTGCGGCAGATAA
- a CDS encoding DUF4125 family protein, with protein MERDVKKEYTASIIRMEWELFDKVQNIGGRASCQDQWSTFQIMRSSQLLAWTPELLSSYQNDLLEAKAAGRNPLSEKYGYMMERTRPEEYEGIRHLLPPPNETKRSLAASICQTQVSWQEELADRWPYLAHRGRAIHSREDSSRVTSFETYLWGELQTYSERTLRLYASYVEELKQKGENLNQLILEHTVTQYGYHTLDEAEVSLKNAQSSPAHH; from the coding sequence ATGGAACGAGACGTAAAAAAAGAATATACCGCTTCCATCATTCGCATGGAATGGGAGCTCTTTGACAAAGTACAGAACATCGGCGGACGGGCCTCTTGCCAGGACCAATGGTCTACCTTCCAGATCATGCGTTCCAGCCAGCTTCTGGCTTGGACGCCTGAACTTTTAAGCAGCTACCAGAACGACCTGCTGGAAGCCAAAGCCGCCGGGCGGAACCCACTCAGCGAGAAATACGGCTATATGATGGAGCGCACCCGTCCCGAAGAGTATGAAGGAATCCGGCATCTGCTGCCTCCGCCCAATGAAACCAAACGCAGCCTGGCTGCATCCATCTGCCAGACCCAGGTTTCCTGGCAGGAGGAGCTCGCTGACCGATGGCCTTACCTGGCCCACCGGGGACGGGCCATCCATTCCCGGGAGGACAGTTCCCGGGTCACTTCCTTTGAGACCTACCTGTGGGGAGAGCTGCAGACCTATTCCGAAAGAACTCTCAGGCTTTACGCCAGTTATGTGGAGGAATTGAAGCAAAAAGGCGAAAATCTCAATCAGCTCATCCTGGAACATACTGTCACACAATACGGATACCACACTCTGGACGAGGCTGAGGTCAGCCTGAAAAACGCTCAGTCTTCCCCGGCCCATCATTGA
- a CDS encoding ethanolamine utilization protein EutH, whose amino-acid sequence MEILTSSLQEFWSTFSLSKLIMLLMVIFMIVGGIDKIRGNKHGYGERFDSGFQALGDLATAMIGMIALVPVIKIVLGNILGSFFSMIGADPSLFAGIVLGMDLGGYPLAMELARSEAVGLFTGMIVAAVMGINVVFNIPVGMGIIQKEDHPYMATGILIGFATIPIACIAGGGVMMASGFELTAADILFNTIPVAVVSILIILGLIFARNKMLKGFILFGKGVTALVTFGTMVAVFQYLTGIRLPLFHVMVEPDASGVIPLLDGIQVVGGIALVLLGAFPMVTFITRKFNAPLQKLGKKLDLDEHSIAGLIANLANNILTFQLLKDMSPKGKIFNCAFTVSAAFLLGDHLGFAANANQQMIVPMLAAKLAGGITALLLASVLWKKLLPGPETVKSN is encoded by the coding sequence ATGGAAATATTAACCTCTTCCCTGCAGGAGTTCTGGTCCACATTTTCTCTCAGCAAGCTGATCATGCTGCTCATGGTCATTTTTATGATTGTCGGCGGCATCGATAAAATCCGCGGCAACAAGCACGGATACGGAGAACGGTTTGACAGCGGATTTCAAGCGCTCGGTGACCTGGCGACCGCGATGATCGGCATGATTGCCCTGGTTCCGGTGATTAAGATCGTTCTGGGCAACATTTTGGGATCATTTTTCAGCATGATTGGCGCCGATCCCTCTCTCTTTGCCGGAATTGTCCTGGGCATGGATCTGGGCGGCTATCCTCTGGCCATGGAGCTGGCCCGTTCAGAAGCAGTCGGTCTATTTACAGGCATGATCGTGGCGGCAGTCATGGGCATCAACGTGGTGTTCAATATCCCGGTCGGCATGGGAATCATTCAAAAGGAAGACCATCCCTATATGGCTACCGGCATCCTAATCGGCTTCGCCACGATCCCTATTGCCTGCATCGCAGGCGGCGGGGTCATGATGGCCTCCGGCTTTGAACTGACCGCCGCTGATATACTGTTCAACACCATTCCAGTCGCGGTTGTATCCATCCTGATCATTCTGGGGCTGATATTCGCCCGGAACAAGATGCTGAAGGGATTCATTCTCTTCGGAAAAGGCGTGACCGCGCTGGTGACCTTCGGAACTATGGTAGCCGTATTCCAGTATCTGACCGGAATCCGTCTTCCCCTGTTTCACGTGATGGTAGAGCCGGACGCCAGCGGCGTCATTCCTCTGCTGGACGGCATCCAGGTGGTGGGCGGCATCGCCCTGGTACTGCTGGGCGCTTTCCCCATGGTGACTTTTATCACTCGCAAATTCAACGCGCCTCTCCAAAAGCTGGGCAAAAAACTGGATCTGGACGAGCACAGCATCGCCGGGCTGATCGCCAACCTGGCGAACAATATCCTGACTTTCCAGCTTCTGAAAGATATGAGCCCCAAAGGGAAGATATTCAACTGTGCCTTTACCGTTTCCGCCGCCTTCCTCCTGGGCGATCATCTGGGCTTCGCCGCCAACGCCAACCAGCAGATGATTGTACCCATGCTGGCGGCAAAGCTTGCCGGCGGCATCACTGCCCTGCTTCTGGCCTCCGTTTTATGGAAGAAACTGCTTCCGGGGCCCGAGACTGTAAAATCGAATTAG
- a CDS encoding trimethylamine methyltransferase family protein: MRLKYDFADKKELDLIHEYSMKMMEENGIIFACDEILEMFRTHGFRTDGQIVYMTEKDVREALKSCPATFEWYGRKSHLTVGGGKTICAPSYGPIYLLEDGYYHKIDRKRYTDFAKLNASSKVLDVSNPNMLDFSFIPEPYSTNWAMATVLMMDEKPAIGMVDGKKSAADSIKMTQDFYGIYDKPVVNSLISVASPCHYSTAMCEALIEYAKAGQAVFVTPSSMSGMTVPGSIASLLLSNNVETLSGIVAAQMVNPGAPVMYGIQSHGCDLRFGTPSIGSAEQVLIFSAAKAMGSYYNLPVRTGGSSCDAKQVDMQAGIESYATMYATIQSGADLMVHSCGSLESDSSVSFDKFIYDEEILQMVQRVNRGFEVSEETLLYDCFLEAGPGGQFLTLSDDNMEDSLCCYREDYLITRIANHVSHGTWEEHGRKMITDVTKEMWMKRLEDYQMPEITSEQKEVLAKYVPMELLFTEEDR, translated from the coding sequence ATGAGATTAAAATATGATTTTGCTGATAAAAAAGAATTGGATCTGATTCATGAGTATTCCATGAAAATGATGGAGGAAAACGGCATCATTTTTGCGTGCGATGAAATCCTTGAGATGTTCAGGACCCATGGTTTCCGCACGGATGGACAGATCGTCTACATGACTGAGAAAGATGTGAGGGAGGCACTTAAGAGCTGTCCGGCTACTTTTGAGTGGTATGGGCGCAAGTCCCATCTGACGGTAGGCGGCGGAAAGACTATCTGCGCGCCGTCTTATGGTCCGATCTATCTCCTGGAAGATGGCTATTACCATAAAATCGACAGGAAGCGCTATACGGATTTTGCAAAGCTGAATGCCAGCAGTAAGGTGTTGGATGTCTCTAACCCGAATATGCTGGATTTCTCCTTTATTCCTGAGCCTTATTCCACGAACTGGGCGATGGCGACGGTCCTGATGATGGATGAGAAGCCGGCCATTGGTATGGTAGACGGAAAGAAGAGCGCTGCGGATTCTATTAAGATGACCCAGGACTTCTATGGCATATATGACAAACCGGTAGTGAACAGCCTGATCAGCGTGGCTTCTCCCTGCCATTACTCTACCGCTATGTGTGAAGCTCTGATCGAATATGCAAAGGCAGGCCAGGCCGTCTTTGTTACGCCTTCCAGCATGAGCGGAATGACTGTTCCGGGTTCCATCGCTTCTTTGCTTCTGTCTAATAACGTGGAGACTCTTTCCGGTATTGTTGCGGCACAGATGGTTAACCCTGGCGCTCCGGTGATGTATGGCATCCAGAGCCATGGCTGTGACCTGCGGTTTGGAACTCCTTCTATCGGCAGCGCGGAACAGGTGCTGATCTTTTCTGCTGCGAAGGCTATGGGAAGTTATTATAATCTGCCTGTCCGCACCGGCGGTTCCTCGTGTGATGCAAAACAGGTGGATATGCAGGCGGGCATTGAGTCCTATGCAACCATGTATGCGACTATACAGAGCGGTGCTGACCTTATGGTACATTCCTGCGGAAGCCTGGAATCAGACAGCTCAGTCAGCTTTGACAAATTTATTTATGATGAAGAAATTCTTCAGATGGTACAGCGGGTAAACCGTGGGTTTGAAGTCAGTGAGGAAACGCTTCTGTATGACTGTTTCCTGGAAGCAGGGCCAGGCGGCCAGTTCCTGACGCTGTCTGACGACAATATGGAAGACAGCCTGTGCTGCTACAGAGAAGACTATCTGATAACCCGGATCGCGAACCATGTATCCCACGGCACATGGGAAGAGCACGGCAGAAAGATGATCACGGACGTGACGAAAGAAATGTGGATGAAACGCCTTGAGGATTATCAGATGCCTGAAATAACCTCCGAACAGAAAGAGGTTCTCGCAAAATACGTACCGATGGAGCTTTTGTTTACTGAAGAAGACCGATGA
- a CDS encoding glycyl-radical enzyme activating protein has product MMNNNYEGHDLKGTILRLERSSIYDGDGYRTVVFMKGCPLRCQWCSTPESQNYKIEEAEGNTYGKIMTVEEVLKEVRKDIPFYFHSGGGMTISGGELLSQAEFVRCLLQRARWEAIDTAIETTLFGDWETAEPILRASNTVFVDLKITDDEKHREYCGVSNKRILENLKRAGTMNADYRLIVRTPLIPGVNDSEAELERIGQFCAQLTNLHHFQLLPYHRLGTDTYRKLGRPYLLKDLRAPSADHIEWCREITGKYVKTVI; this is encoded by the coding sequence ATGATGAATAATAACTACGAAGGACACGACCTGAAGGGAACCATCCTCCGCTTAGAACGCAGCTCCATATACGACGGGGACGGCTACCGCACCGTCGTTTTCATGAAGGGCTGCCCGCTCCGCTGCCAGTGGTGTTCCACACCCGAAAGCCAAAATTATAAGATCGAAGAGGCAGAAGGAAATACATACGGCAAAATCATGACTGTCGAAGAAGTGCTGAAGGAAGTCCGCAAGGACATCCCGTTTTATTTCCATTCCGGCGGCGGAATGACCATATCGGGCGGCGAATTACTCAGCCAGGCTGAATTTGTCCGGTGTCTTCTCCAGCGCGCCCGCTGGGAGGCCATCGACACTGCCATTGAAACCACGCTTTTTGGGGATTGGGAGACAGCCGAACCCATTCTGCGGGCTTCCAACACAGTATTTGTGGACCTGAAAATCACAGACGACGAGAAGCACAGGGAATATTGCGGCGTTTCAAACAAACGGATTCTGGAAAATCTCAAAAGAGCCGGAACCATGAACGCAGACTACAGGCTGATCGTCCGCACGCCTTTGATCCCGGGAGTCAATGACTCTGAGGCAGAACTGGAACGGATTGGCCAATTCTGCGCACAGCTCACGAACCTGCATCACTTCCAGCTTTTACCCTATCACCGGCTTGGCACTGATACTTACCGCAAGCTGGGGCGCCCGTACCTTCTGAAAGATTTGCGCGCCCCTTCTGCCGATCACATAGAATGGTGCCGGGAAATTACCGGAAAATATGTCAAGACTGTGATTTAA
- a CDS encoding iron-containing alcohol dehydrogenase: protein MDNFTFYSPTWFQFGKDAEALTGACVKKFGGKKALLHYGGGSVVRSGLLDRVKKSLDAEGISYVELGGAKPNPLSGKVYEGIELARKEKVDFVIGIGGGSAIDSSKAIAFGALYDGDFWDFYDGTQGQVQESLPIGVVLTLAATGSEASTDAVITNENGMYKRCADGDVLRPKFAIMNPELTCTLPPYQTASGAFDMLSHCMERYFSHTPEVEFTDRLLEACMLTILKEGKRAMLEPDNYDARANLMWCGTISHNNVTGVGRAQDWGTHHMENELSTHYGCSHGAGLAILTPSWMKYAMKTQGTERFVMFATRIFGCQMDYEHPEATALEGIERLQVFIKDVLKLPTTISEIGGKMEDVPELARSMFHGAPNHGNFVKLTPEIAEEIYRAAME from the coding sequence ATGGACAATTTTACTTTCTACAGCCCGACCTGGTTCCAGTTCGGAAAAGACGCAGAGGCTCTGACCGGCGCATGTGTTAAGAAATTCGGGGGCAAAAAAGCGCTCCTGCACTACGGCGGTGGTTCTGTAGTACGTTCCGGACTCCTGGACAGAGTAAAAAAATCTCTGGATGCAGAGGGCATCTCCTACGTTGAACTGGGAGGCGCAAAGCCGAATCCTTTAAGCGGAAAGGTTTATGAAGGCATCGAGCTGGCACGTAAGGAAAAAGTAGATTTCGTAATCGGCATCGGCGGCGGAAGCGCCATCGACTCTTCCAAGGCCATCGCCTTTGGCGCACTCTATGATGGAGATTTCTGGGACTTCTATGACGGAACACAGGGACAGGTTCAGGAATCTCTGCCGATCGGCGTCGTCCTGACTCTGGCGGCTACAGGAAGCGAAGCTTCTACCGACGCTGTTATCACCAACGAAAACGGCATGTACAAGCGCTGCGCAGACGGCGATGTGCTTCGTCCGAAATTTGCTATCATGAACCCTGAACTGACCTGCACACTCCCGCCCTATCAGACTGCCAGCGGCGCATTCGATATGCTGTCTCACTGTATGGAACGCTATTTCAGCCATACGCCGGAGGTTGAGTTCACAGACCGCCTGCTTGAAGCCTGCATGCTGACCATCCTGAAGGAAGGAAAACGTGCGATGCTGGAGCCAGATAACTATGACGCACGCGCAAACCTGATGTGGTGTGGAACTATTTCTCATAACAACGTAACCGGCGTCGGCCGTGCGCAGGATTGGGGCACCCATCACATGGAAAATGAGCTGTCCACCCACTACGGATGCTCTCACGGAGCCGGACTCGCAATTCTGACCCCGTCCTGGATGAAATATGCGATGAAGACCCAGGGAACCGAGCGTTTTGTAATGTTCGCCACCCGGATTTTCGGCTGCCAGATGGATTATGAACATCCCGAAGCAACAGCCCTGGAAGGCATCGAGCGTCTGCAAGTATTTATTAAAGATGTCCTGAAGCTGCCCACCACGATCAGCGAGATCGGCGGTAAGATGGAAGATGTTCCGGAGCTTGCAAGAAGTATGTTCCACGGCGCTCCGAACCACGGTAACTTCGTGAAGCTGACACCGGAAATTGCGGAAGAAATCTACCGCGCCGCCATGGAATAA
- a CDS encoding helix-turn-helix domain-containing protein: MNPDPISRGMRLKSYRKSKKMTLKQLAEETGLSVGFLSKIENGFGNPSINNIQKICYVLGITVNDLMISKTEEELLSTINKDSSYVVRKSDRCLLYDFSGLVRFECLYEGNPHFSLDVLTLKGDTSNCFRSAHSHDEIGIVAQGTLRAILNDSEEYILEEGDMILIRAQTTHTLSSTTEGTCVSYWLEFKNEE, encoded by the coding sequence ATGAATCCAGATCCCATCAGCCGCGGTATGCGTTTAAAATCTTATCGGAAATCAAAAAAAATGACTTTGAAGCAATTAGCGGAGGAAACAGGACTCTCTGTTGGCTTTCTGAGCAAGATTGAAAATGGTTTCGGGAATCCTTCTATTAATAATATTCAGAAAATCTGTTATGTGTTGGGGATAACCGTTAATGATTTGATGATTTCCAAGACTGAGGAGGAATTGCTGAGCACCATTAACAAGGATTCATCCTATGTTGTCCGCAAGTCTGACCGTTGTCTGCTCTATGATTTTTCCGGCCTTGTCCGGTTTGAGTGCCTTTATGAGGGGAATCCTCATTTTTCGCTGGATGTATTAACTCTGAAGGGTGATACCAGCAATTGCTTCCGTTCCGCGCACAGCCATGACGAAATCGGCATTGTGGCGCAGGGGACGCTTCGGGCCATTCTGAATGACAGCGAGGAGTATATTCTTGAAGAGGGAGACATGATTCTGATCCGGGCGCAGACTACCCACACATTATCCAGCACCACAGAAGGCACCTGTGTCAGCTATTGGCTGGAGTTTAAAAATGAAGAATAA
- a CDS encoding DMT family transporter, producing the protein MKNYLTLYIIGILMGSTQGVAASFIDLNSYEIVLLRSVIGGLFVAVLFFGTGHRLSVYRNKRDVLFITASGICLAVNWLLLYEAFTLIGVSMATIINFCAPIIVVILSPLIFHERLTFRKVSALALTVAGVMLISGQALNQGLSAKGILLALGAMVTNAAMVIFNKMSREIKGIDNAALQLEIVPIVILLFFAFRGGFHFQIQTGDWLPILWVALIGTAASNLLFFSNIGRLPAQTVAICGYIEPVSAAILSAVILKESMTPVQIFGAVMIIGGALWGECRVKKGIKKERITF; encoded by the coding sequence ATGAAAAATTATTTGACTCTTTATATCATAGGGATACTCATGGGCAGCACCCAGGGAGTGGCGGCCAGCTTTATTGATCTGAACAGTTATGAAATCGTTTTGCTGCGTTCAGTCATAGGGGGCCTGTTTGTGGCGGTCCTGTTCTTTGGAACAGGACACAGGCTCAGCGTATACAGGAATAAAAGGGATGTGCTCTTTATCACTGCGTCAGGTATTTGCCTGGCTGTGAACTGGCTTCTCCTGTATGAAGCATTTACGCTGATCGGCGTCAGCATGGCCACGATCATCAATTTCTGCGCGCCGATCATCGTTGTGATATTGTCGCCCCTCATATTTCATGAGCGGCTCACGTTCCGGAAGGTTTCTGCTTTGGCGCTGACTGTGGCTGGTGTAATGCTGATCAGCGGGCAGGCCTTGAATCAGGGGCTGAGCGCAAAAGGGATACTTCTGGCTCTGGGCGCAATGGTGACGAATGCAGCAATGGTGATTTTCAACAAAATGTCCAGAGAAATCAAGGGGATAGACAATGCGGCGCTTCAGTTGGAGATAGTGCCCATCGTCATACTTTTGTTCTTTGCATTCCGGGGAGGATTCCATTTCCAGATTCAGACAGGGGACTGGCTCCCTATTCTGTGGGTGGCTTTGATAGGCACAGCAGCCAGTAATCTGCTGTTCTTTTCTAACATCGGGCGTCTGCCCGCCCAGACAGTGGCAATCTGTGGATATATCGAGCCGGTGTCAGCGGCCATCCTGTCAGCGGTGATCCTGAAGGAGTCTATGACGCCTGTCCAGATCTTCGGGGCAGTAATGATTATCGGCGGAGCTCTCTGGGGAGAATGCCGGGTTAAAAAAGGAATTAAAAAAGAGAGAATTACTTTTTAG
- a CDS encoding helix-turn-helix domain-containing protein, translated as MENKQKNRGARLKAWRQSRGLKLKDLAARTGLSIGFLSKIENGTGNPSVDNIQKICYVLGVTPNDLLTQKSEEELLIHVYQNSSYVLRSSERCLLYDFSGSVRLESIFEGNSNFKVNVMTLTGGAQEQYSAMHSYDELGVVASGSMSVTFEDETKYILNPGDALMVRANQHHTVACASEKECVSYWVEISSNNG; from the coding sequence ATGGAAAACAAACAGAAAAACCGCGGCGCTCGCCTAAAAGCCTGGCGTCAGAGCAGAGGATTAAAATTAAAGGATTTAGCTGCCCGGACAGGTCTTTCCATCGGTTTTTTAAGTAAGATTGAAAACGGTACGGGAAATCCTTCCGTTGATAATATTCAGAAAATCTGTTACGTGCTGGGAGTGACTCCCAACGATCTGCTGACCCAGAAAAGCGAAGAAGAGCTGTTGATCCACGTCTACCAGAACAGCTCCTATGTCCTGCGAAGTTCGGAACGCTGCCTGCTCTATGATTTTTCGGGAAGCGTACGCCTGGAATCCATTTTCGAAGGAAATTCCAATTTTAAAGTAAATGTCATGACGCTGACCGGCGGAGCCCAGGAACAGTACAGCGCCATGCATAGCTATGATGAACTGGGGGTTGTCGCAAGCGGCTCCATGTCCGTAACCTTTGAAGACGAAACAAAATATATCCTGAATCCGGGAGACGCGCTGATGGTCCGCGCTAACCAGCATCATACGGTGGCTTGTGCCTCCGAAAAAGAATGCGTCAGCTACTGGGTGGAAATCTCCAGTAATAACGGCTGA